CTCGAAACCACCACCCACAAAGTCCGGATTGATCGTGACGTTGATCGGACCCGCATCTTTGAATACGTCGTCGCTCGGTGCCTTGGACGTCACCTGGCCTGTGGTCTCGCCCTTGGCGATAGTGATGACATCACCATTGCTCAAGGTCAGGGTCAGGTCGCTGCCGGCCTTGTTGCTCAAGGTCGCGGTGTAGGTGATGTTGCCACCTTCGTCGGCCTCGCCGGGTGCGGTCAGGGTGACGGTGGTGGTGTCGGTGGTGCCGGGTGTGTCGGTCACGGTGGTGTTGACCGGCGTGGTGCCAGGTACCAGGTTCTCGAAATGCGCGCCGCCGGTCACATTGGTGATCGCGGTGGTGACGGTCTGGTTGCCCTCATACACATCGTTCGGCGCAACAGTGCTGGCAGTGCCCGCGGATTGGCCGACGCCAATGGTGATGGTCTGGCCATTGTCCAGGGTCACGGTCAACGGGTTGGTAGTGTTGGTGACCGGGTTACCCGCCTTGTCCACCAGCGATGCGGTGTAAACGATCTGGCCGCCTTCGCCCACGGTGGTAGTCGCCGTCAGGACCACATCGACCTTGTCGATGGTGTCGTTCACGGTGGTGGTAGCGCCGTCACCGGCCACTTCCAGTTTTTCGAAGTTACCGCCATTAGTCTCGACGATCTTCACGGTTTGCGTGCTTTTGTCGACAAACACATCATCGCCCGGAGCATCGACGGTGACGGAGCCAACGGTTTCACCCGCCTTGATGATGATGGTCGAACCGTTATCGAGCTTCAGCGTAACGTCGGTGTCCGCTTTGTTGGAAAGCGTCGCGGTGTAGGTGATCTGGCCGCCTTCGCTGACATCGCCTGGCGCTGTCAGTGTCACGGTGGTGGTGTCGACCGAATCGGTGATGGTCGTAACGGCTGGCGTCGTGTTGGGCACCAGGTTTTCAAAGTTGCCACCGGTGGTCCCGGTGATAGTCGTAGTGACGGTGCTGCCATTGACGTAGACGTCGTTGGCCGGGGTATCGACCACCACGGTGCCAACGGATTCGCCGGCCTTGATGGTGATCACCGAGCCGTTGGACAAGGTCACGGTCACCGGGGTTTGCGCCGGATTGGTCAGCGTCGCGGTGTAGGTGATCTGGCCGCCTTCGGTGACGGTATTGGTGGCGGTGAGGGTCAGGCCGGTGTCATCGACCGAGTCGGTAATCGTGGTGACGGCGGGTGTGGTGTTAGGCACCAGGTTTTCGAAGTTGCCACCGGTTGCCCCGGTAATGGTGGTGCTGACCGTGCTGCCATTGTTGTAGACGTCGTTGGCCGGCGTATCGACCACCACCGTACCGGTGGACTTGCCCGCCTCAATGGTGATTACCGAGCCGTTGCTCAAGGTAATGGTGACCGGAGTCTGCGCCGGGTTGGTCAGGGTCGCTGTGTAGGTGATCTGGCCGCCTTCGGTCACCGTTTCGCCTGCGGTCAGGGTCACGGTGGTGGTGTCGATGGTGTCGGTGATCTGCGTGACTGCCGGCGTCGGGTCGACGGTCACGATCAGGTTGTTACCGCCGGTGGTGCCGGTGACGGTGACGCTGATCTGGCTTGGATCGATGTACGGGCTGTCATTGGGTGCCAGGGGCACATTGACGGAGCCGGTCACCTGGCCGGCCGGGATGGTGATCACCGCGCCGTTGGACAGGGTGACGGTCAGGTTGCTGGTGGACGGCTGGGTCACCGTGGCGGTGTAGGTCAGCACGCCGCCGGCTTCGGTGATGGTCGGTGTAGCGCTCAGGGACAGGGTCGACGGCAAAGGTGCGGCCGTAAGTGGGTCGGTCGGCTGCCCGCCAAGTTCGTTGGTCAACGCATTGGTACCGAAACCCAGGCCAGCAGTCGGGAAACCAATGGTGGGATCGACCGAGCCTGCGGTCTCATCGAGCATCACAAAGCTGTGACCGCCACCCGCAGCACCAGTGCCAGCAGCTGTCGCGCCTGCGGCGGTGGCTTCCAGGTCGGTGGTCGGGTCAGCGCCTGCGGCAATGGCCTGCTGCAGTTCGGCAACCGAAGGCGCGGCCTGTGCGGTGGCTTGGGCCAGGTCAGTGCTGGAGTCGGGCGCGGTGGCGCTCCACTGGGTATCACGGCCCAGGTCCAGGGTGCGGCCATCGGCCAGCTCCAGGCTCACGGCGCCCGACATGCCGGTGTCTATCTGATCGCCGGTAAACAGGCGATCACCCTCGACCAGCACCCGACGGGCACCTTCCGGAGAAATGACGAAAACTTGGCCAACAATGCTTTTGACGATTGCAACAACACTGCTCATTGAAGATTTCTCCGGCGATCCATTCTGTGGGTGTTCCTGAGGCTGAGACCCGATGGATTTCATCAGCCTGGGAGGTGCGTAGTTTATAAATCGTATGACGTCAAATAATTGGCTATATTTTTTGGCGATTTACTTTATGCCAAACTATTGACCTTCTTGGCGCCATCCTAAACAATCGCCTCGCTAATGTCACATTGATATTCACGTGGCGAACCGTCCTACATGTGTGAACCAGTTCCGCTTTTGAACTTTCCGACGTACGGTCATTACGGTAGCCATTTTCTAACGCAGCACGCCTAGTTGCTGTGACTTGAGACAAGAAGTCCTGGGGATTCTTAAAATGCGTTTGCACCTGCTTAAGGCAATACCGTTCGTTCTCGCCGCCAGTTTCGTACAAGCCCAAACCCTGCCCCAGGCCATGCAGCAAGCGCTGGATGTGCATCCTGAGATTCAGGCAGGTGTCAACGCTCGTATCGCGGCCGACTATCAGTTGCGTGCGGCCAAGGGCGGTTACCTGCCCCGTGTCGACCTGAACGCCGGTTATGGCCGTGAAGGCACCGACAGTTCATCCACCCGTGCCCGTGGCGGCCATTGGGACACCCTCAATCGCGGTGAATCGAGCCTGCGCCTGCAACAAATGGTTTTTGACGGTTTTGCCACCTCCAGTGAAGTAGGGCGTCAACAAGCCACCGTTAACTCCCGCGCATTTTCGTTGCTTGGCACTTCCGAGCGCACTGCATTGACGGTAGCTCAGGTTTACCTGGACGTCCTGACCCGTCGTGAGTTCGTGCGTCTGGCCGAAGACAACCTGCGCAACCACGAACGTATCTACGACCAGATCAAGTTGCGCACCCAGCGCGGCGTCGGCAGCGGGGCTGACCTGGACCAGGCCGAAGCCCGTCTGGCCCAGGCCCGCAACAACGTGATCACCGAGCAGACCAACCTGGCCGACGCCCAGACCAACTACCTGAGCGCCGTTGGGCAAGAAGCCGATCAGTTGGAGCGTCCGCCTAGCTTCATGGCGATGCTGCCTGCAGACCTGAATGAAGCACGCCGCCAGATGCTCGATAACAGCCCGATCCTGCGTTCGGCTGAATCCGACATCGCCGCTGCCGAAAAACAATACGAAGCCGCCAAGTCTTCCTTCTACCCACGTTTCGACGCCGAGTTGGGCCGTAACGCCGACAACAACATCGACGGCGACGCCAGCCACAACAACGGCTGGGAAGCCATGCTGCGCATGCGTTTCAACCTGTATGCCGGTGGCAGTAACAAAGCTGAGCTGGAGTCCAAGTCCTACCAGTCCAACCAGGCCCTGGATATCCGCAACAACGCCTTGCGCCAGCTGAATGAAGAACTGGGCCTTGCCTGGAACGCCATGAACAATGCCAATGCTCAGGTGCCGATTGCCCAGCAATACGTCGACCACAGCAGCAAGGTGCGCGGCGCCTACCAGAAACAATTCAGCCTGGGCGAGCGGACCCTGCTCGACTTGCTCGACAGTGAAAACGAACTGTTCACCGCTTCGCGTCGTTTGGAAGAGATAAAAAACGTTCAGTTATTTACTCAGTACCGAATCAAGGCGACCATGGGCGAGTTGCTCAAGAGCCAGGGAGTGGTCGCACCGATGGCCTCCGTCGTCCAGAACGATGTGAAGCCGAAAGTTCAACTGCCGGGGATGAATTGAGCTATTCCTTATAGACCCATCTGTTAGTTGAGAGAGCCCGCGTGGAATCAGAAGTCAGTCGAGTCCATCTCAGTCATGATCCACGCACATTGCACGACGACCCGTTACTCGACGGGTTGTTGGCTCTCTGTGCCCTGCACCAGAAGCCCGCCAGTGCGGCGATGCTGACCACCGGTCTGCCATTGCCAGCTCAGCAACTGACCGCCGATTTGCTGGCCCGGGCCGCGGCCCGCGCCGGTTTGCAAGGGCGACTGCTGCAACGCAAGCTCGATTCGATCCCCCCGATTGCCATGCCGGCCTTGCTGTTGCTCAAGGACGGCCGCAGTGCCGTGCTGCTCGGCTGGCAGGGTGAAGACGAGGCCCAGGTGCTGCTCAGCGAAAGCGATGGCGGTGAAACCATCGTCAAGCGCCAGGCGTTGGCCGATGACTACATCGGTAAAGTGTTCTTTGCCCAGCCCCAGCACAAATTCGATGTCAGCCACGGCACCCTGATTCCCCGGGCCCGTTCGTGGTTCCGTGACACCCTCAAGCGTTCGCGCTGGCTCTACGCCGATGCCATCGCCGCCAGTTTCCTGATCAACCTGATTGCCATGGCCGCGCCGCTGTTCGTGATGAACGTCTACGACCGCGTCGTGCCAAACCAGGCCACCGCCACCCTGTGGGTGCTGGCCACCGGTATTTTCATCGCCTACGTCTTCGACCTGGTCCTCAAGAGCCTGCGCAGCCTGTGCCTGGACCTGGCCGGCAAGAAAACCGACCTGATCATCTCGGCCACGCTGTTCGAGCGGATCGTCGGTATGTCGATGAAGTACCGCCCGGCACGGGTCGGTAGCTTCGCCCAGAACATCCACGAGTTTCAGAGCCTGCGTGACTTCCTCGCCTCCCTGACCCTCACCAGCCTGATCGACCTGCCGTTTACCCTACTGATATTCATGGTGATCGCCATCCTCGGCGGGCATCTGGTGTGGATCCCCATGCTGGCCTTCCCGATTGCCCTGGGCATCGGCTACCTGCTGCAAAAGCCGCTGGTCGCCACCATGGAGCGCACCATGGCCCTGGCCTCCGAGCGCCAGTCGAGCCTGATCGAAACCCTGGCCGGGCTGGATGCGGTCAAGGTCAACAACGCTGAAAGCGAGCGCCAGTACCAGTGGGAGCAGACCATTGGCACCCTTAGCCGCCTTGAGTTGCGAGTGAAGATGCTCTCTGGGCTGTCGATGAACATCACCCTGCTGATCCAGCAATTGGCGGGTGTGATCATGATTGTCTTCGGGGTCTACCAGATCATCGACGGCCACCTCAGCATGGGTGGCCTGATTGCCTGCTACATGCTCAGTGGCCGCGCCCTCAGCCCGCTGGCGTCGCTGTCGGGCCTGATGACTCGCTACCAGCAAGCCAAGGTCACCATGGTCTCCACCGACCAGATGATGGAGCTGCCTCAGGAGCGCAATTTCGAAGAGCGCCCCTTGAGCCGCCGCACCCTGCAAGGCGCCATCGAGTGCCGGGGCCTGAATTTCACGTACCCCAACCAGCAGAACATGGCGCTCAAGAACATCAACCTGGTGATCAAGCCCGGCGAGAAAATTGGCATCATCGGGCGTAGTGGCTCGGGTAAAAGCTCCCTGGCCAAACTGATCGTGGGCCTCTACCAACCCGACTCCGGCGCCTTGCTGGTGGACGGCGTGGACATTCGCCAGATCGACGTCAGCGAACTGCGCCACAACGTCGGCTATGTGCCCCAGGACATCCAACTGCTGGCCGGCACCCTGCGCGACAACCTGGTCTCCGGCGCCCGTTACGTTGAAGACGAAGTGGTACTGCAAGCCGCTGAACTTGCGGGCGTCCACGAATTTGCCCGCCTGCATCCACAAGGCTACGAGCTGCAAGTGGGCGAGCGCGGCCAGAACCTCTCTGGCGGCCAGCGACAAAACGTCGCCCTGGCCCGCGCCCTGCTGCTCAACCCGCCTATCCTGCTGCTGGACGAACCGACCAGCGCCATGGACAACACCGGTGAAGAACGCTTGAAACAGCGCCTGCAAGCCGTTGTGGAAAACAAGACCGTGGTGCTGGTGACGCACCGTGCGTCGCTGTTGTCGTTGGTGGACCGCTTGTTGGTCATCGACCGTGGGCAAATCCTTGCCGATGGCCCGAAAGCCGTAGTGATGGAAGCGTTGAAGAAGGGGCAGATCAGTGTTGCGTAAATTCAAGGACGCGGTCCGTCGCTATTTCATTGGTTCCGATTCGCTGGATGGCCAGCCACTGCCAGAGGTCAAGAAGGCCCTGATCGAAGATGCCCCGCGCGTGGTGCGGTTGACCATCTGGGGGATCATCGGGTTTTTCCTGTGCATGCTGCTGTGGGCCGGTTTTGCCAAGGTCGACGAAGTGACGCGCGGTGATGGCAAGGCCATTCCATCCTCCAAATTGCAGAAGATTCAGAACCTTGAGGGCGGCATCGTCGCCGAGCTGTACGTCAAGGAAGGGCAGATCGTCGAGGCAGGCGCGCCGCTGATCCGCCTGGACGACACGCGCTTTGTCTCCAACGCCGGGGAAACCGAGGCCCAGCGCCTGTCCCTGTTGCTGCGCATCGAGCGCTTGAACGCCCAGGTCGAAGACCGGCCGTTGAATATTCCTGAAGACGTGCGTGCCGCTGCGCCCACCCAGGCCATCAACGAGCAGTCGCTGTACGAAAGCCGGCGCCAGCAGTTCAAGGATGAAATCGGTGGTTTGCAGGAACAACTGACCCAGCGCCAGCAGGAGATGCGCGAATACACCTCCAAGCAAGGCCAGTACCGTAACCAACTGTCGTTGCAGCGCCAGGAAATCAACATGTCCGAACCCCTGGTCGCCCAGGGTGCGGTGTCGCCGGTGGAAGTGCTGCGTCTCAAGCGCGCAGAAATGGAAACCCGTGGGCAACTGGACGCCACCACCCTGGCCATCCCCCGCGCCGACTCGGCGATCAAGGAAGTACAGCGCAAGATCGACGAAACGCGTGGTAAATACCGCAGTGAAGCGCTGACCGAGCTCAACGAGGCACGCACTGACTTGAACAAGGCCCAGGCCACCGGCAAAGCTCTCGAAGACCGTGTGAGCCGGACCCTGGTCACCTCGCCGGTGCGCGGGATCGTCAAGCAACTGCTGGTCAATACCATTGGCGGCGTGATCCAGCCGGGCAGCGACATGGTAGAAATCGTCCCGCTGGATGACACCTTGCTGGTGGAAGCCAAGATCCGCCCGCAAGACATCGCCTTCCTGCACCCGGGGCAAGAAGCCGTGGTCAAGTTCACCGCCTACGACTACACCATCTACGGCGGCCTCAAGGCCAAGCTGGAACGCATCGGTGCCGACACCATCACCGATGAAGACAAGAAAACCACCTACTACATGATCACCTTG
The Pseudomonas hygromyciniae genome window above contains:
- a CDS encoding TolC family outer membrane protein, whose product is MRLHLLKAIPFVLAASFVQAQTLPQAMQQALDVHPEIQAGVNARIAADYQLRAAKGGYLPRVDLNAGYGREGTDSSSTRARGGHWDTLNRGESSLRLQQMVFDGFATSSEVGRQQATVNSRAFSLLGTSERTALTVAQVYLDVLTRREFVRLAEDNLRNHERIYDQIKLRTQRGVGSGADLDQAEARLAQARNNVITEQTNLADAQTNYLSAVGQEADQLERPPSFMAMLPADLNEARRQMLDNSPILRSAESDIAAAEKQYEAAKSSFYPRFDAELGRNADNNIDGDASHNNGWEAMLRMRFNLYAGGSNKAELESKSYQSNQALDIRNNALRQLNEELGLAWNAMNNANAQVPIAQQYVDHSSKVRGAYQKQFSLGERTLLDLLDSENELFTASRRLEEIKNVQLFTQYRIKATMGELLKSQGVVAPMASVVQNDVKPKVQLPGMN
- a CDS encoding type I secretion system permease/ATPase, encoding MESEVSRVHLSHDPRTLHDDPLLDGLLALCALHQKPASAAMLTTGLPLPAQQLTADLLARAAARAGLQGRLLQRKLDSIPPIAMPALLLLKDGRSAVLLGWQGEDEAQVLLSESDGGETIVKRQALADDYIGKVFFAQPQHKFDVSHGTLIPRARSWFRDTLKRSRWLYADAIAASFLINLIAMAAPLFVMNVYDRVVPNQATATLWVLATGIFIAYVFDLVLKSLRSLCLDLAGKKTDLIISATLFERIVGMSMKYRPARVGSFAQNIHEFQSLRDFLASLTLTSLIDLPFTLLIFMVIAILGGHLVWIPMLAFPIALGIGYLLQKPLVATMERTMALASERQSSLIETLAGLDAVKVNNAESERQYQWEQTIGTLSRLELRVKMLSGLSMNITLLIQQLAGVIMIVFGVYQIIDGHLSMGGLIACYMLSGRALSPLASLSGLMTRYQQAKVTMVSTDQMMELPQERNFEERPLSRRTLQGAIECRGLNFTYPNQQNMALKNINLVIKPGEKIGIIGRSGSGKSSLAKLIVGLYQPDSGALLVDGVDIRQIDVSELRHNVGYVPQDIQLLAGTLRDNLVSGARYVEDEVVLQAAELAGVHEFARLHPQGYELQVGERGQNLSGGQRQNVALARALLLNPPILLLDEPTSAMDNTGEERLKQRLQAVVENKTVVLVTHRASLLSLVDRLLVIDRGQILADGPKAVVMEALKKGQISVA
- a CDS encoding HlyD family type I secretion periplasmic adaptor subunit translates to MLRKFKDAVRRYFIGSDSLDGQPLPEVKKALIEDAPRVVRLTIWGIIGFFLCMLLWAGFAKVDEVTRGDGKAIPSSKLQKIQNLEGGIVAELYVKEGQIVEAGAPLIRLDDTRFVSNAGETEAQRLSLLLRIERLNAQVEDRPLNIPEDVRAAAPTQAINEQSLYESRRQQFKDEIGGLQEQLTQRQQEMREYTSKQGQYRNQLSLQRQEINMSEPLVAQGAVSPVEVLRLKRAEMETRGQLDATTLAIPRADSAIKEVQRKIDETRGKYRSEALTELNEARTDLNKAQATGKALEDRVSRTLVTSPVRGIVKQLLVNTIGGVIQPGSDMVEIVPLDDTLLVEAKIRPQDIAFLHPGQEAVVKFTAYDYTIYGGLKAKLERIGADTITDEDKKTTYYMITLRTDRSHLGTDEKPLIIIPGMVASVDIITGKKTILSYLLKPIIKARAESLQER